CAGATGTTTCGCACCAATCCGCACAATCCGCGATCGCATCGTATTGCTCACACCACTGCGCTGCCGGTTGGACTCGTAGCCCATGACGGTGGTGTAAAGATCAAGCTTTGCCGTGGGAATCGGACTACCATCAAAATCAATGCCAGC
The Candidatus Obscuribacterales bacterium genome window above contains:
- a CDS encoding DUF4090 family protein produces the protein MSPDLQQTTGADAVDTAIAAGIDFDGSPIPTAKLDLYTTVMGYESNRQRSGVSNTMRSRIVRIGAKHLPQAELNQKLIDADFAPLKDKEIAFYYGGK